From one Botrytis cinerea B05.10 chromosome 7, complete sequence genomic stretch:
- the Bcrad14 gene encoding Bcrad14: MERSNTPPPARRTRSQVTSPPTPDVKRRIEENRLKAKALREQSIAREKASSINDTNRTPSGFIATPDITLAGQKRTHASISTSSVPATSRDARQTTKDARADDSSLQAARKFRKYVDHDFSKMTDTKGGFLAVEDDPWNKALHTSKEGEKPAHMTLKEWERHQLLKGLRNRKEGPFEPGLSVLGGDNKKCRECKSLEIDFVWDEVFKCRVCNGCKEKFPEKYSLLTKTEAKEDYLITDPELKDGELLPHLNKPNPHKSHWHDMMLFLRYQVEEYAFKTKWGSAEALDAEFEKREAEKKKRKEEKFKSKLKELKKKTRTEAYRRGLAGDGKGGKFGDAISNGKHEHEWGQTVENEDGMSVKSCIECGMEVEELEF, translated from the exons ATGGAAAGATCAAATACTCCCCCGCCTGCTAGAAGAACTAGATCTCAAGTCACATCACCGCCAACACCTGATGTTAAGAGAAGAATA GAAGAAAACAGGCTCAAGGCTAAAGCACTCCGCGAGCAATCTATAGCTCGCGAGAAAGCATCCTCTATAAATGATACCAATCGTACTCCCTCAGGTTTCATTGCTACTCCCGACATAACCCTCGCAGGCCAAAAACGCACTCACGCCTCTATTTCAACCTCATCAGTTCCAGCCACTTCTCGCGATGCGCGACAAACTACCAAAGATGCGCGAGCCGATGATTCCTCACTACAAGCTGCGCGGAAGTTTCGGAAATACGTTGATCATGATTTCAGTAAGATGACGGATACGAAAGGTGGATTCTTAGCTGTAGAGGATGATCCATGGAATAAGGCATTACATACATCGAAAGAGGGCGAGAAACCTGCGCATATGACACTAAAGGAATGGGAAAGACATCAGTTATTAAAAGGGTTGCGAAATAGGAAAGAGGGACCTTTTGAACCCGGCTTGAGTGTGCTTGGAGGGGATAATAAGAAGTGTAGAGAGTGTAAAAGTTTagagattgattttgtgTGGGATGAGGTCTTTAAATGTAGGGTCTGTAATGGGTGTAAGGAGAAGTTTCCGGAGAAATATAGTTTGTTAACTAAGACGGAGGCAAAGGAGGATTATCTTATTACAGATC CGGAATTAAAAGATGGAGAGCTACTGCCACATCTGAATAAGCCCAATCCGCATAAATCACATTGGCATGACATGATGTTGTTCCTACGATATCAAGTGGAGGAATATGCATTCAAGACGAAGTGGGGGAGTGCAGAAGCATTAGATGCggaatttgaaaagagagaagcagaaaagaagaagaggaaagaagaaaagttcAAGAgtaaattgaaagaattaaagaagaagacgagaaCCGAAGCATATAGGAGGGGTTTAGCGGGCGATGGAAAAGGTGGAAAGTTTGGAGATGCGATTAGTAATGGGAAACACGAACACGAATGGGGTCAAACGgtggagaatgaagatggaatgagTGTGAAGAGTTGTATAGAGTGCGGGATGGAggttgaagaattggaattttaa
- the Bcpho88 gene encoding Bcpho88, producing MALSPQVTNLIIILGMMQVSKRVPLEDPNVLNIVRGIYILSNIIIAGVYAYTQFLINKKKDMTTLKYVEQPQMGSAEEPKLVTTTVHKYDSDQMKALYKAQLMGVGMMAVMHLYFKYTNPLMIQSIIPLKGAFEGNMVKIHLFGQPATGDLKRPFKAPAGLMSSLQGGASPTQDKKSIEAAEKAGRGGVKDE from the exons ATGGCTCTCAGTCCTCAAGT AACCAACTTGATCATCATCCTTGGGATGATGCAAGTCTCTAAACGTGTTCCTCTTGAGGATCCCAACGTTTTGAATATTGTCCGTGGAATTTACATTCTatcaaacatcatcatcgcgGGCGTTTACGCTTATACtcaattcttgatcaacaagaagaagg ATATGACCACTCTCAAATACGTTGAGCAACCTCAAATGGGTTCCGCCGAAGAACCTAAGCTTGTTACCACCACCGTCCACAAATACGATAGCGATCAAATGAAGGCTCTCTACAAGGCACAATTGATGGGTGTTGGAATGATGGCTGTTATGCAtttgtatttcaaatataccaACCCTCTCATGATCCAATCTATTATCCCACTCAAGGGCGCATTCGAGGGTAACATGGTTAAGATTCATCTTTTCGGACAGCCAGCCACTGGAGACTTGAAGAGACCATTCAAGGCACCAGCCGGTTTGATGAGCAGTCTTCAAGGTGGAGCTTCCCCAACACAAGATAAGAAGTCTATTGAGGCTGCCGAGAAGGCCGGTCGTGGAGGTGTTAAGGACGAATAG